A window from Rhea pennata isolate bPtePen1 chromosome 1, bPtePen1.pri, whole genome shotgun sequence encodes these proteins:
- the MLC1 gene encoding membrane protein MLC1 isoform X5, translating into MTREDGYREEFSYDRMPTLERGKQENGSYIPDIKSSDLQLSQRLHPCFNYRTWIFSLLMGTCLLITSGFSLYLGNIFPSEMDYLRCAAGSINFNLIVLILLEIFMATTVIISARSTEDCCLRKKNTAYDNTTVLSNVTFPTRILKSYSVVEVIIGISSVFGGIIALNMDVLVSGPYLSVTFFWILVACFPSAIASHVAAEYPSKCLVEVLIAISSVTSPLLFTASAYLSFSIMQVVDIFKNDPPAVKQSYDVLLLLLMLMLLIQACLTLGTVIQCVNYKTKMKLYDSSWRTSQIKKQEYRTTEVSNNTLKDFDKDKAWKAVVVQMAQ; encoded by the exons ATGACCAGGGAAGACGGTTACAGAGAAGAATTTAGCTATGACAGGATGCCAACTTTGGAGCGTGGAAAACAAGAGAATGGAAGTTATATACCTGATATTAAATCTAGTGACCTTCAGCTATCACAGCGGCTACATCCTTGTTTTAATTATAGAACATGGATCTTTTCTTTGCTGATGGGA ACTTGCCTCCTTATTACTTCTGGATTTTCATTATATCTGGGAAAcatttttccatctgaaatGGATTATTTACGTTGTGCAGCAGGTTCA ATAAATTTCAACTTGATTGTACTTATTCTGCTGGAAATCTTCATGGCAACTACTGTGATCATTTCAGCTAGATCTACTGAAGACTGCTGTCTGAGGAAGAAA AATACTGCGTATGACAATACCACTGTTTTGAGCAATGTCACCTTTCCAACTCGAATCCTGAAGTCGTACTCT GTGGTTGAGGTGATTATTGGAATTTCATCAGTATTTGGTGGAATAATTGCTTTGAATATGGATGTTCTAGTCTCAGGTCCATATCTTTCAGTAACATTCTTTTGGATCTTAGTTGCT TGCTTTCCAAGTGCTATTGCAAGTCATGTAGCTGCTGAATATCCAAGTAAATGTTTG GTTGAGGTCTTGATCGCCATTAGCAGTGTCACCTCTCCATTGTTGTTCACAGCTTCTGCATACTTATCCTTCAGTATCATGCAAGTTGTtgacatctttaaaaatgatccGCCTGCTGTTAAA caatcTTACGATGTGCTGTTGTTGCTCCTGATGCTGATGCTACTAATTCAGGCATGCCTTACTCTTGGCACTGTCATACAGTGTGTGAATTacaagacaaaaatgaaattgtatGATTCATCATGGAGAACttcacagattaaaaaacagGAATACAGAACAACAGAG gttTCCAATAATACCTTAAAGGATTTTGACAAAGACAAAGCCTGGAAAGCAGTTGTGGTGCAGATGGCTCAGTAG
- the MLC1 gene encoding membrane protein MLC1 isoform X1, with translation MTREDGYREEFSYDRMPTLERGKQENGSYIPDIKSSDLQLSQRLHPCFNYRTWIFSLLMGTCLLITSGFSLYLGNIFPSEMDYLRCAAGSCVPSAVVSFAIARNKINVIPNFQILFVSTFAVTTTCLIWFGCKLVLNPSAININFNLIVLILLEIFMATTVIISARSTEDCCLRKKNTAYDNTTVLSNVTFPTRILKSYSVVEVIIGISSVFGGIIALNMDVLVSGPYLSVTFFWILVACFPSAIASHVAAEYPSKCLVEVLIAISSVTSPLLFTASAYLSFSIMQVVDIFKNDPPAVKQSYDVLLLLLMLMLLIQACLTLGTVIQCVNYKTKMKLYDSSWRTSQIKKQEYRTTEVSNNTLKDFDKDKAWKAVVVQMAQ, from the exons ATGACCAGGGAAGACGGTTACAGAGAAGAATTTAGCTATGACAGGATGCCAACTTTGGAGCGTGGAAAACAAGAGAATGGAAGTTATATACCTGATATTAAATCTAGTGACCTTCAGCTATCACAGCGGCTACATCCTTGTTTTAATTATAGAACATGGATCTTTTCTTTGCTGATGGGA ACTTGCCTCCTTATTACTTCTGGATTTTCATTATATCTGGGAAAcatttttccatctgaaatGGATTATTTACGTTGTGCAGCAGGTTCA TGTGTTCCTTCAGCTGTTGTGAGCTTTGCTATAGCGAGGAATAAAATCAATGTG ataCCCAATTTTCAGATTCTATTTGTCTCTACATTTGCTGTTACAACAACATGTTTAATTTGGTTTGGATGCAAACTTGTTCTCAATCCGTCAGCTATAAAT ATAAATTTCAACTTGATTGTACTTATTCTGCTGGAAATCTTCATGGCAACTACTGTGATCATTTCAGCTAGATCTACTGAAGACTGCTGTCTGAGGAAGAAA AATACTGCGTATGACAATACCACTGTTTTGAGCAATGTCACCTTTCCAACTCGAATCCTGAAGTCGTACTCT GTGGTTGAGGTGATTATTGGAATTTCATCAGTATTTGGTGGAATAATTGCTTTGAATATGGATGTTCTAGTCTCAGGTCCATATCTTTCAGTAACATTCTTTTGGATCTTAGTTGCT TGCTTTCCAAGTGCTATTGCAAGTCATGTAGCTGCTGAATATCCAAGTAAATGTTTG GTTGAGGTCTTGATCGCCATTAGCAGTGTCACCTCTCCATTGTTGTTCACAGCTTCTGCATACTTATCCTTCAGTATCATGCAAGTTGTtgacatctttaaaaatgatccGCCTGCTGTTAAA caatcTTACGATGTGCTGTTGTTGCTCCTGATGCTGATGCTACTAATTCAGGCATGCCTTACTCTTGGCACTGTCATACAGTGTGTGAATTacaagacaaaaatgaaattgtatGATTCATCATGGAGAACttcacagattaaaaaacagGAATACAGAACAACAGAG gttTCCAATAATACCTTAAAGGATTTTGACAAAGACAAAGCCTGGAAAGCAGTTGTGGTGCAGATGGCTCAGTAG
- the MLC1 gene encoding membrane protein MLC1 isoform X4, producing the protein MTREDGYREEFSYDRMPTLERGKQENGSYIPDIKSSDLQLSQRLHPCFNYRTWIFSLLMGTCLLITSGFSLYLGNIFPSEMDYLRCAAGSCVPSAVVSFAIARNKINVINFNLIVLILLEIFMATTVIISARSTEDCCLRKKNTAYDNTTVLSNVTFPTRILKSYSVVEVIIGISSVFGGIIALNMDVLVSGPYLSVTFFWILVACFPSAIASHVAAEYPSKCLVEVLIAISSVTSPLLFTASAYLSFSIMQVVDIFKNDPPAVKQSYDVLLLLLMLMLLIQACLTLGTVIQCVNYKTKMKLYDSSWRTSQIKKQEYRTTEVSNNTLKDFDKDKAWKAVVVQMAQ; encoded by the exons ATGACCAGGGAAGACGGTTACAGAGAAGAATTTAGCTATGACAGGATGCCAACTTTGGAGCGTGGAAAACAAGAGAATGGAAGTTATATACCTGATATTAAATCTAGTGACCTTCAGCTATCACAGCGGCTACATCCTTGTTTTAATTATAGAACATGGATCTTTTCTTTGCTGATGGGA ACTTGCCTCCTTATTACTTCTGGATTTTCATTATATCTGGGAAAcatttttccatctgaaatGGATTATTTACGTTGTGCAGCAGGTTCA TGTGTTCCTTCAGCTGTTGTGAGCTTTGCTATAGCGAGGAATAAAATCAATGTG ATAAATTTCAACTTGATTGTACTTATTCTGCTGGAAATCTTCATGGCAACTACTGTGATCATTTCAGCTAGATCTACTGAAGACTGCTGTCTGAGGAAGAAA AATACTGCGTATGACAATACCACTGTTTTGAGCAATGTCACCTTTCCAACTCGAATCCTGAAGTCGTACTCT GTGGTTGAGGTGATTATTGGAATTTCATCAGTATTTGGTGGAATAATTGCTTTGAATATGGATGTTCTAGTCTCAGGTCCATATCTTTCAGTAACATTCTTTTGGATCTTAGTTGCT TGCTTTCCAAGTGCTATTGCAAGTCATGTAGCTGCTGAATATCCAAGTAAATGTTTG GTTGAGGTCTTGATCGCCATTAGCAGTGTCACCTCTCCATTGTTGTTCACAGCTTCTGCATACTTATCCTTCAGTATCATGCAAGTTGTtgacatctttaaaaatgatccGCCTGCTGTTAAA caatcTTACGATGTGCTGTTGTTGCTCCTGATGCTGATGCTACTAATTCAGGCATGCCTTACTCTTGGCACTGTCATACAGTGTGTGAATTacaagacaaaaatgaaattgtatGATTCATCATGGAGAACttcacagattaaaaaacagGAATACAGAACAACAGAG gttTCCAATAATACCTTAAAGGATTTTGACAAAGACAAAGCCTGGAAAGCAGTTGTGGTGCAGATGGCTCAGTAG
- the MLC1 gene encoding membrane protein MLC1 isoform X3: MTREDGYREEFSYDRMPTLERGKQENGSYIPDIKSSDLQLSQRLHPCFNYRTWIFSLLMGCVPSAVVSFAIARNKINVIPNFQILFVSTFAVTTTCLIWFGCKLVLNPSAININFNLIVLILLEIFMATTVIISARSTEDCCLRKKNTAYDNTTVLSNVTFPTRILKSYSVVEVIIGISSVFGGIIALNMDVLVSGPYLSVTFFWILVACFPSAIASHVAAEYPSKCLVEVLIAISSVTSPLLFTASAYLSFSIMQVVDIFKNDPPAVKQSYDVLLLLLMLMLLIQACLTLGTVIQCVNYKTKMKLYDSSWRTSQIKKQEYRTTEVSNNTLKDFDKDKAWKAVVVQMAQ; this comes from the exons ATGACCAGGGAAGACGGTTACAGAGAAGAATTTAGCTATGACAGGATGCCAACTTTGGAGCGTGGAAAACAAGAGAATGGAAGTTATATACCTGATATTAAATCTAGTGACCTTCAGCTATCACAGCGGCTACATCCTTGTTTTAATTATAGAACATGGATCTTTTCTTTGCTGATGGGA TGTGTTCCTTCAGCTGTTGTGAGCTTTGCTATAGCGAGGAATAAAATCAATGTG ataCCCAATTTTCAGATTCTATTTGTCTCTACATTTGCTGTTACAACAACATGTTTAATTTGGTTTGGATGCAAACTTGTTCTCAATCCGTCAGCTATAAAT ATAAATTTCAACTTGATTGTACTTATTCTGCTGGAAATCTTCATGGCAACTACTGTGATCATTTCAGCTAGATCTACTGAAGACTGCTGTCTGAGGAAGAAA AATACTGCGTATGACAATACCACTGTTTTGAGCAATGTCACCTTTCCAACTCGAATCCTGAAGTCGTACTCT GTGGTTGAGGTGATTATTGGAATTTCATCAGTATTTGGTGGAATAATTGCTTTGAATATGGATGTTCTAGTCTCAGGTCCATATCTTTCAGTAACATTCTTTTGGATCTTAGTTGCT TGCTTTCCAAGTGCTATTGCAAGTCATGTAGCTGCTGAATATCCAAGTAAATGTTTG GTTGAGGTCTTGATCGCCATTAGCAGTGTCACCTCTCCATTGTTGTTCACAGCTTCTGCATACTTATCCTTCAGTATCATGCAAGTTGTtgacatctttaaaaatgatccGCCTGCTGTTAAA caatcTTACGATGTGCTGTTGTTGCTCCTGATGCTGATGCTACTAATTCAGGCATGCCTTACTCTTGGCACTGTCATACAGTGTGTGAATTacaagacaaaaatgaaattgtatGATTCATCATGGAGAACttcacagattaaaaaacagGAATACAGAACAACAGAG gttTCCAATAATACCTTAAAGGATTTTGACAAAGACAAAGCCTGGAAAGCAGTTGTGGTGCAGATGGCTCAGTAG
- the MLC1 gene encoding membrane protein MLC1 isoform X2 has translation MTREDGYREEFSYDRMPTLERGKQENGSYIPDIKSSDLQLSQRLHPCFNYRTWIFSLLMGTCLLITSGFSLYLGNIFPSEMDYLRCAAGSCVPSAVVSFAIARNKINVIPNFQILFVSTFAVTTTCLIWFGCKLVLNPSAININFNLIVLILLEIFMATTVIISARSTEDCCLRKKNTAYDNTTVLSNVTFPTRILKSYSVVEVIIGISSVFGGIIALNMDVLVSGPYLSVTFFWILVAVEVLIAISSVTSPLLFTASAYLSFSIMQVVDIFKNDPPAVKQSYDVLLLLLMLMLLIQACLTLGTVIQCVNYKTKMKLYDSSWRTSQIKKQEYRTTEVSNNTLKDFDKDKAWKAVVVQMAQ, from the exons ATGACCAGGGAAGACGGTTACAGAGAAGAATTTAGCTATGACAGGATGCCAACTTTGGAGCGTGGAAAACAAGAGAATGGAAGTTATATACCTGATATTAAATCTAGTGACCTTCAGCTATCACAGCGGCTACATCCTTGTTTTAATTATAGAACATGGATCTTTTCTTTGCTGATGGGA ACTTGCCTCCTTATTACTTCTGGATTTTCATTATATCTGGGAAAcatttttccatctgaaatGGATTATTTACGTTGTGCAGCAGGTTCA TGTGTTCCTTCAGCTGTTGTGAGCTTTGCTATAGCGAGGAATAAAATCAATGTG ataCCCAATTTTCAGATTCTATTTGTCTCTACATTTGCTGTTACAACAACATGTTTAATTTGGTTTGGATGCAAACTTGTTCTCAATCCGTCAGCTATAAAT ATAAATTTCAACTTGATTGTACTTATTCTGCTGGAAATCTTCATGGCAACTACTGTGATCATTTCAGCTAGATCTACTGAAGACTGCTGTCTGAGGAAGAAA AATACTGCGTATGACAATACCACTGTTTTGAGCAATGTCACCTTTCCAACTCGAATCCTGAAGTCGTACTCT GTGGTTGAGGTGATTATTGGAATTTCATCAGTATTTGGTGGAATAATTGCTTTGAATATGGATGTTCTAGTCTCAGGTCCATATCTTTCAGTAACATTCTTTTGGATCTTAGTTGCT GTTGAGGTCTTGATCGCCATTAGCAGTGTCACCTCTCCATTGTTGTTCACAGCTTCTGCATACTTATCCTTCAGTATCATGCAAGTTGTtgacatctttaaaaatgatccGCCTGCTGTTAAA caatcTTACGATGTGCTGTTGTTGCTCCTGATGCTGATGCTACTAATTCAGGCATGCCTTACTCTTGGCACTGTCATACAGTGTGTGAATTacaagacaaaaatgaaattgtatGATTCATCATGGAGAACttcacagattaaaaaacagGAATACAGAACAACAGAG gttTCCAATAATACCTTAAAGGATTTTGACAAAGACAAAGCCTGGAAAGCAGTTGTGGTGCAGATGGCTCAGTAG